GCGACCGTCTTAGAAATTTGATAGGCGAATTCCAGAATTCCTTCGTTGTAGTTTTGCGTTCTGAAGGACTTGACAATCGTCTTATGCTGGATTTTTTCAACCTTAATGACCGGCAGATAATCTTCTGCCTTGTAGCCGATTTCAATAGATTTCTTTTTCTGCTTGAAAGCGACGAAAATAAGGACACCTTCATCGGACTTGCCGCCGATATTCCATTTTTCTGCAAGTTTGGCTGCGTATTCTCGATAGGGAACATCTCCAATATCATTGACGATGACGCAGGCTAAGGCAACCCCGGCCTTGCTATAGAGCGTATCGGATAATTCATCAAAACGCTGGATTTCCTGGGCGGTCAGGAATTTATTTTCGTCATAGACGTAGCTGTGGGATGGCTTTGAAGGGATATCCTCTAAGGAAAGGTTCCCATGGGCGAACATCACGAGTGCGAACAAGGCTATAAGAAGTTTCTTCATTAACGATCCTTATTTGCAGGAAGATCCAATTTGTTTTTTGATGTCTGCAAAGTCAATCTTGTTAATTGCCTTTACCAATGCGTCCGTTTCATTTTTGCCTGCTCCCTTGGTAGAGTGGCTAAACAAGATGTTGTTTCCTTTAAGGATGATGTCTATGTTGTATGAAGTCAATGCTCCCAAGGTGTTTTTTACTTGGGTGGATGTTTCCACGAAAATCATTGGGGCCTTTTCATCGGTACTGTTGAAAATGGATGCTTTGGAAAGACCATTTTCAATTGCGTTACAAATGTTGGCTATGCCATTGCACTTTAATTGAACATTGCATTTGACTTGGGAAACGGTATAGCTTACTTCTATGCTATTTTGAATTCCTGCATCTCGTAGAATTGCTTGGGGCAGATTTGCTTCCACGTAAACGACGTAGGGGCCGTTACTGAAATTTACGTTACGAAGATTGAATGTCGTAGATCCCTTGTCCTGAGTTCTTCTTTCGGAGAGCGTCTGACGTCCCTGTTTTGCTACAAGAGGGAAATTGGGGAGGGGACCGAATTCATCGTATACGGTCACTTCCCAGGCGGGCATTTCCGGCTTGCTTAATACAAACTGTTCGGTAGGTCCTTCCATCTTGATTTTGGTAAGACGGTCTACAATCAAGGTTTCGATACCCGCCAAATTTTGACGCAGTCGGTGACTCTCGTTAACGGGATAAACCTGTCCTAGCTGATCCAGAATTTTCTGATATTGAAGAATCATGGGCTGACCCTTCTCTATGGCTTTAATTGCGTTAGAATAGTTTCTGGCGTTCAGTGCGTTTTTAGCCTCTTCTTCTAGGGCGGTAATGTCTTGTTGGATTGTCTTTAACTTTAGCTGCAAATCTGCTGTAAAAATGTCCAGATCAAGTTTTGCGGTTGCCTTAAAACCGTCTGTGGTCTTGACCGCGGTGACTTCAACACCCTTGATTTTTATGTCGCTATGGACCTTGTTCTGGGCTTTGTAAGTCTGTTTGAAGCTACTCTTGCCGTTTACCTCGGTCTCGCTTTTGTTCATGACCTGGTTCGCTTCGATCTGGGCGGATATTTGCTTCGCGACGCCTGCAACGGCGGCGTTGTTCGCTTCTTCCTGAGAAACGTTAGAGGTTGCGGTATACGTAACGATGCGTCCTGCAAATGCAGGAACGGTCATCAATGCGCATATAGCCAACAATCTAAGGTTCATATCTATTTAACGTCCATAATGATCAGTTTCTTGGTGATGCTGATCTTTTTAGTTTCCGCTAGACTCTTCAGTAATTTACGAATTTCGCTGTAGACAGATTGTGCGTCATCCACCTTTTCTGGATCAGCATAGGCAACGAGATCGATGGTCTGGGCGGTCATTGTGTTCACCTTGACCTTGTTGAAGGATGCCTTCAGGTTATTTACTACGTTTTCCTGCAAGTCTTCCAGCTGGGAGTCGCTGTAGTCGCCCTTGATATTCATGATGATCTTATATTGGACGCCTTTTTTCATGTCGTCCAGCCAGTAGGAAACGAGCTTGGTTTCCAGCCCGCTCATGGCCTTGCTTGCTGCGGTCTTCAAATTGGCTTTCATGTCGAGGGGTGAGGTGCGTCCATGGCTATTTACGGAGCTGCTGTGAGAACCCAGCTGCCTTGCGGTAGAAGATTCATAGGCGCTCAATTCCACAAAGACCTGCCCGTCGCTATTCAGGAATCCCGAAAACTTGATGTAGATATCGGCGTCAAGGGATAGGCTTGCCAGGTAGCTCTGATCGTCCTCTGTGCCAATAATGTCGTTCTGCATCTGAATGAGGTTGTTTAGTTCGGCACTGCCTTCCAGGGACTTGACTTCATAACCTTTCTTGGTGAGGTAGTCCATGACTCCTTCCATGGTTGCTCTAGCCTCTGGATTGGATGCAACCACTTCCTGTACGGAAAAACTCTTGCCGCTAGGAGCCGGCATCACCATGATTACTGGCTTCACCATATTTTCAGAGGAAGTCAGGTTCTTGGCGTCCGTTCCTTTGAAAACGGATTTGTTCTTGGTCACATTTTTTTGTGCCCCATATTCCAATTCGTTATATGCGGCATTCGCCTTTTGGCGGGTTTCCTTATTGGATTCCTTTTGCGTGTTTGCGGTGCCAGAGCAGGCCACACCCACTACCATCAAGGTACTGCAGAGAAGGAGTTTTAATCTTTTCATACAAATAAAAAATATGTAAACACTATAGGGCAGTCAAGTAGAAGTGAAAAAATAAAAGGCGAAATGAGTTTTTTTTCGGATCAGTGATACTTTGTGAAAAAAGGCTGTATATTTAAAAAAGAATTTACAATTGGGTGCGAGGTACAATTATGTACGAAAAGTGGATTTGGTTACCTGATTGGGCGTCCGACTTGAGTCTTTGGGAAGACGACCTAATGGAAGTGAGCTCTGGTGCGGAGCACACTTTTGTTGGCTATGAAGACATGATTGCGCACTTGTCTAGTCTTTATGAATTGGATGGGATGAAGGACGCTACTCATGTGGTAGGCTGGGGATTTGGTGCCATGGCCCTTCTGAAAAATTCGGAGAAGCGTCCTAAGGATCAGAACTGGCTTTTGCTTTCACCTTTCGCTAATTTCTGCTCTGAAGAAAATAACTGGAATCAGCAGAATTTAATGTTTATTGCTACCCAGACAAAATCTTCCGTAGATCCATTCCTGAATGCTTTTATGGAACTATTTGAAGACGAGTTTGGAGACTGGGTCGAGGAATGGCGTGGGGCCGCAAAGAAAATGTCTCCCGTTGCATTAGGAGAGGGTCTTGCATTCCTTGCGCAAAATCAGATAGATTCTGAAATTCCTTTTGATGGGTCTGGGGAAACAAAGGTCCTTTACGGAAGAATGGATCAGGCGATAAAACCGTCCATGACCAGTTGCTTAAAGGACTATCTGCCTTATGCTCAATTTAAGGAAAGACCAAAGGCCGGGCATTGGCCGCCTATGCTTCTGTTCTAGAAGTCTTGAAATTCTTGAAGAAGAACCCGAGACTTGCAAGTAGGTAAATTAGGAAGAACCAAAGCAAAGCGGTTTCTACAGCATCGCCTATGTGACTATAAAGAGTGTCCCTTGTCTTGAGGGGCATTTTTCTTTGTATGACAGCATCTACGAAAATATCCGTATTCTGATTGTAGTGTCCGTACTGGTCGATGAACAGGGATACCCCGGAATTTGCAAGACGGGCAACAGGCATTCCGTTTTCGATTGCGCGGTAGCGAATCAAATTCATGTGCTGGTAGGGGGCGGTGCTCCTGCCGAACCATCCGTCATTGGTAATGTTCACCATCAGGCGCGAACCTTCACGGATCGCTTCACGAATGAGATCCCCAAAGATGGCGTCGTAACAAATGTAAGGCGTCCACTTGAAAGGTCCGTAAACGGGAGTTTCCTTGCCGGTAACGAAATCTCCTTCACCTAAGTCCACGTAGTTCAAAATGGGGAAGATATCATCAAAGGGGATGCGTTCGCTGAAGGGCACCAGATGCTTCTTGATGTAACGCTTGGGGAAGGAAATGTCGTTGGGCGTAAAGAGGAATGCGGAATTGTAAATGTCGTATGTACGGATGGAACCGGGGTCGTTGCGTTTGTAGTCCAATGTACCTGTAAGGATGCTGCCTTGCATTTCGTCGGCTAGACGATGCAATCTGCGGATGACTTTCGGCTGTCGGCGGATGTAGTCGGGAATGGCTGTTTCTGCAAGAACGATCAAGTCTGTTCCTGGCGGAACACTGTCCTTCACCATACCTAAGGTTTTGTTGACGATGTTGTCGAAGCGTTCCTTGCTCCACTTGGCGCCTTGTGCGATGCTGGGCTGGACCAGGGCGATGGAGGGATTTTCCTTGTTTTCCGCCCCGTAGAAGGGGGCTGCCTCTGGCTTGGAAAGCACATAGGTTCCCTGCAGGAAAAGTGCCAGGAGAAGAATGACTGGTACACTCAGGAGGGGAACGGTTTTCTTCAGTTCCTGCCTGTTTTTCAGATTTCCTGCCAGACGTTCAAATGCACCTGCTACAACCTGGTTGGATGCAACTACCAGGACTGTGTATCCGAAAATGCCTATCCAGGGGAGCATCTGGAGAAATTCGACATGATTCCCGAATACGTAGCCTAGGTGGCTCCAGGGAAAGCTGAAGTCCCCGCGGGTTCGGGTCATTTCGATGCCGGCATAGAATACAGGATAAATCCAGAGAAGAACACGGTGACCCTTGATACGGACGTTCTTTACGATAGTATAGATAAAAGCGGCTAGAACGTTGTAGGCACTGAAATAGGCGATGAGCAGGAAGAGGCCGAACAGGATCAGTCCCGATGGTGCTGTTTCTACATTCATTACGTTGTAGATCCAGTAGTAATTGATGGTGTTGTACAGGACTGCTGACCAGAAGGTGGCAAAAAGTGCCTGTTGACGACCGAAGCGGTTCAGGACGATGAACCAGGGAACCAGCAAAAGGAGTGCTGCGGGGCCCAAGGGCATGGGCGGAAATGCAAAGGCGTAAAGACCCCAGGCGAAGACGCTTAGTATTAGGGCTGTGCGGGAGTCCCTTTCCTTAACCCGACGGACGTTCCAGCAGATGAACTTGAATATCCAGAAAAGTCCTGCAGGGAGGAATGTGGTTGCAATATGAATAAGGCCTGCGTGGCCTGCGCCATTGTGATTGAAGGAGTTGTAATCTATGGCGAGGAATATGAAGGATAGCGAACTGTAGGTGTAGATCCAGCGGGTAAATGCCTTTCGGATTTTTTTGAAAGGAAGAAATACAAGAGCTAATGCCAGTGGAACGCACTGGGGAGGGAAGGTGTAAAGACCTGGTTCGTCGGGGCGTAAAGCGATAATGACGATTTCTGCAAGAAGGACGATGGCGAAATAGGCCCGATAAATCTTGGGAAGGTCCTTGACGTAGTTCTTAAATCTCTGCACGATTCATCCTGTTAGATTACAGACCGCTCTTGTCCTGGGGATTGAAAATCAGGACGAATTCACCTTTCGGCGGATGACTCTTGAAATGAGCCGTAATCTCAGTTGGCGTCCCGATGAGATGTTCTTCGAACTTCTTGGTGAGTTCTCGCATGAGGGCGATTTTAATATCTCCGAAGACTTGTTTGATTTCTTCCACAAACTTGTCGATGTTGTGGGGACTTGCGTAGAAAATCTGGGTAGATTCCTCTTCCTTTAGTTTTTCAAGCAAGTGAATTCGCTGTGCGCTTTTCTTGGGGGAGAAATACTGGAAGGTAAAGTGATCGGTGGGCATGCCGCTGGATACCAAGGCGGTAATCATGGCGCAGGGACCGGGAACTGCCCGCACATCGATGCCTTCGCGGACGCACTCACGGACCAAGTTAAATGCAGGGTCTGCAACGCCGGGAGTTCCAGCATCGCTGATCAAGGCGATGTCACCTTTGTTCTTTAGAAATTCCACGTATTTCGGGGTCACCTTTTCTTTGTTGAAGTCATGGTAGGCTTCCATGGGGGTGCCGATATTGTATGCGTCAAACAAAACTCTGGAGTGGCGAGTATCTTCGGCCAGGACCAGGGGGACTTCCTTTAGGATTCGGACAGCACGGTAAGTGATGTCTTCCATATTTCCAATAGGAGTTGCTACGATGTACAAGGTGTGGGACATAGGATTAATCTACCAAATAGGAATATGCTAGGACAGCCCGGCGTTCAGATCGGAGTTGCGATTCAATTGCAGTTCGTACTTCAAGCGATTCAGCAGTCGCTGGTGCATTGCTTCGGAGGCCTGGTTTACCAAATCGGAACGAAGTTTTCCATACCAGAAAGCTCTGACCAGTTCGGATTCATCGAATTCAGCCTTGAATGTTAGACTTCCGTTGCAGAAAATGTGGGTGGTCATGTGGTACTTTAGGGTTTCATCCACCGGCATAATGGGCCAGAAGGGGAAAACCGTCAGAGGAACTGCCCAGGCGCTACCTTTTTCTTCGGTATTGGATTCTACGACTGCTTCGATGGTGATGTTTCCTCTGCAGGATTCCATCGGGTAGACCGTCGTATCTACGGCTGCGGTATAGGCTCGCTGTAGCTGAACGTCCAGAACGGCAGTCTGACCGCCATAATTGATGGTAATCGGTTCGAAGAATGGAATTGTCTTGGGTTGGTCGAGGCCGCCAAGGCGAGTAAGATCCACTGAACAGGATGTTCCCAAGAGGAGCGTGGAGGCGGATGCTAAAATTAGCCAGACTTTTTTCATTTTAGTAATCATTGACCAAATAATAGCTAAAGATTTTTTTAGATTGGGGACATGGATCGTAAAGCCTTCTTCATTTCGGACGCTCATTTAGGCGTAAACCCTCCTGGAGCGATTGGACAACGTGAATCTGCCCTGATTCGCTTTCTGGACTCCCTGCGGGGAAAGGCTTCCCACGTAGTTATTGTGGGGGATCTTTTTGAATTTTGGTACGAATACAACGATTATGTATGCCGTAACCATTTCGACTTGTATTTTTCTTTAAAGCGTCTCGTGGAATCCGGAACGGAAGTTCATTTGCTTCAGGGAAACCATGATTTTGCCTATGGTACTTTTTTCCCGAAGTCCTTGGGTGTTCAGGTTCATAAGCAGGTGGTTCTGGAAATACAGGGGAAACGAGTTCTTTTTAGGCATGGGGATGGTGTTGCCAAGTCTGATTTTGGTTACCGTCTGTTCCGTCGCATTTTGGATTTCCCGTTAAACCGCTTCCTCTTCAAGCAGATTCACCCGGATTGGGGAATGGCCCTTGCCAGATTTGTTGGTCGTAGTAGTCGTAAGGCTGGCGAAGATCGCATTATCAACATTAAGGAATACCAGGCTTGGGCCGATCGTACCATGAAAAAGGAAGACTGTGACTTCTGCATTTTTGGCCACATCCATATTCCCGGAATCTGGAAATTGGAACATGGTACGGCAGCGTCTTCTGGCGAGTGGATAAAAAAACTCACCTACCTCCAGATGGATGCAGGTGAGATAAACTTGAAAGAGTTCTCGATAAACGATTAGTCTTCGCCGCCTTGGGGTGCGGAACCATCCAGGCGGGACTCCGTGGATTTTCTGACTTTCTTGCCGGCGTTGTCGCCCCAGATGGCCGCTACGATATCGGTGTTGGCGAAGGATTCCCAGTAATCTTCTACCCAGCACCAATGGTGAGTGGTTCCCTTGTCATCTACGATGGACCAGTTCTTGACGGAGAAGGTCACCGTTTCGGGAGCGACTTCGTCGTGAGCATAGCCGTCGTTAGCTTCAGCCTTTTCAGGTTGAATTTCAATAGTCCAGGACCTGTTAAAGGTCTTCTTGTAAATAGCCACGTTCAGCACTGCGAGAATGGCTAAAATCACAACGCCCAGTCTGAGGTTCTTCTTGGAAAGAAGGAAAATCAGGAACAGCAACAGCAGAACGCTTAAAGCGCCGATGTTGTAGTGGGTTGTGTAGAATACTTTGAAAACATCAACCATGATTGACCTCGTTTGTCAGGTTACTTTTTGGCAGCCTTGGTTGCCTTCTGATTTGCGACCAGTGCTGCAACGTTAAAGGTTACAGTCTTGCCGTTCACGGAACATTCTGTACGGAAACTGCTCTTGGGAAGAGCGATGCCGTGAGAGGTGAGGGTGCCCATGAAGGATGCGTTTGCGTGGCTAGCAATGGTACGGACGTTGATGAAACCCTTTTCCTTGCTGAAAGTCAAGGTGAATGTCTTCTTTGCCTTGTCGAATTCGGCAACCATAGTCTTGTTGACGATGGTGTTCACGCCATTTTTGGTATTTCTGTCGAAAATAATGGTGCCGCGAGTGTCGATAGAAAGCATCGTCTTGTTAGCGACGGCATTACGGCAAGCGATGGGCTGCCAAGTACCCTTTTTCTTGTTGGAGTTTGCGTTGGTGAAAATGTACTTGTTGCCGTCCTTTTCCAGTTCGTAGGAACCAGTGGCGATCTTTTCGCCGATAGCGTTCAGGGCGCCCTTAAAGTAAAGGAATTTGGACTTGGAACCATTTACACCAGGAATAAAGCGGAAGGAGGTTGCCTTAGGTTCCTTAGTGGGGGTGATTGCAATGCGCTTGCTGACCGGATCTACTTCGATATCTGCATAGGGACCGATTTCGGTAACTTCACCCTTCTTGTTGGTTTCCTGCTTTGCCAGCTTATCCAGCTTCAGGGCCTTGATTGCCTGAAGGGGGAAACGAAGGAAACCGCGGATGTCCATTTTGACGATGATATTTTCCATTTAACAACTCCTTTATGTTTTAAAGGTAAATTAACAAAAATTTACGGAGTTTGTGAGGGGTTGTGAGAAAAAAGTATAAAGTAATTTACAAAATAATCTTTTTGTAAGCGTTTGCTCTGCTATAAAAAAACTTTGTGAAAATTCGAAAATTGCCTCTAGTGACGTTGTACGTAAAATTTTAAATTTATTTGCTCAAATTTGAAAAAACTTCTTTAAGCGGATTGCCTTTACGCAAGATTTTACGGGATGTGACGAGGCTCACACTGTTTTCGTTTGTTCTCAATTCGAATTGGCTTTGGTCATAAATAATGGACGCCCTTTGTTCCAAATTTTTCAGTTGATCAGGTTCAATAGAAACGTCTGCACGGATTAAAAATTTGGGATAAAGGAAACCATACTTGCTGGAAATTGCGTCGGCAATACTGAATACGGGGTCGATGAAAAGCAAGGGAGTTTTGTTGTATGCTGGAATAAGCCCCTGCTTTGCGGCGAGAATTGCTCCGATACCTCGTCCTGCGATGTAAGCGAATCCGGACTCGTTTACTTGTGCTGCGCACTGGGCGATTTGGTTTGCGTCAGATTCAAAAGTTTCTTGGGATGGAGTTCCCTTGTTGTTGCCGCCGCCTCGGTAATTAAAGGATACCAAAGTGAAATTAGGGTGTTCGCCAACTTCTGCCAGAAATTGAGCAGCATCTTCTTCGGCGTCCGGATAATACAGTAAGATAGGAGCGGTTCCGTTTCCCATCATCCAGCCTCCAAGAAGGGTGCCGTCTTCAAGAGTGCAGGAAATGCCCTTTGCCTTTCCGGAAATCGCTTCGTTCGCTTCCTTATGGGTGATTGCGCGAGGGAAGGCCTTCTGCCTTTCCGTCAAAGCCAGGTAAAATACCATGCTGATGTAAATCACCCCCAGGACACCAATAAAACGAAGCACACGGAAGAAAAACTCTTTTATCATGCCCCAAAGATAAAAAAAAGAGGGGAGCATGACGTTAAAAATGAAAGTCGCTCTTGCGAATGCAAGAGCCAGGGGGTCCAGGGGGCAGCGCCCCCTTTAAAATGCGGAAAAATGACGTTTAAAATAAAAGTCGCTCTTGCGAACGCAAGAGCCAGGGGGTCCAGGGGGCAGCGCCCCCTGCAACAAAAAAGGACTCTCGCCGGGAGTGTCGGTGAGAGTCCGAGGGATGGGATTGGGTGTTCCCCAAATATATCCAAAAAATTGTGGGGGTGGTATACTTTTTTTGCGGAGTGTTCCCGAAAGTGTTCTCTAGGTGTTCTCCGCTGTTTTTCCTATGGTTTATGGGGCTTGATGCCCTGAAAAAGCCTCTTTTTTGTCGTTGTTTTACAAAATCTAGTGTTCCCAAAAATGAGCAAAAAATTTATATTTGTTCCCGATGAACGTTTATGCTTACTATAACTATAGGAAGTACCTGCAGGACTACTACGACTATCGTAAGTCCGTCCAGAGGTATTTTTCCTACAGATCTTTTGCAAAGAAGGCCGGATACTCTTCTTCCGGTTTCTATTTGGATTTAGTCCGTGGCCGTAAGTCCCTTACTCCTCAGATGCTGCCCAAGTTCATTTCTGCTTTGGGCCTGACCGAGAAGGAAGGTCGCTATTTCACCTTAATGGTGGACTTTACTCACGCCACTACCGCCGCATCCAAGCAGGCTATCTTCGAACAGATGTCTGCCCTACTGCCTAGTGCGGTCAAGTCTCTCACGAAGAACCAGCAGGAGTACTACAGCAAGTGGTACTATGTTGCTGCCCGTGAAGCTCTCGCCATCCTAAACATTGGCGAAAAGAATATCCAGGAACTTGCATTGTTCCTTAATCCCCGTATTACTTTGCCTCAGGCAAAGCAGGCTATCCAGTTGCTACTGGCTCTTGGCCTTATCGAACTGGATATTACCGGTTGCTATCGTTCTGTTAACAAGGCTATCTTC
Above is a window of Fibrobacter sp. UWR4 DNA encoding:
- a CDS encoding UDP-2,3-diacylglucosamine diphosphatase — protein: MDRKAFFISDAHLGVNPPGAIGQRESALIRFLDSLRGKASHVVIVGDLFEFWYEYNDYVCRNHFDLYFSLKRLVESGTEVHLLQGNHDFAYGTFFPKSLGVQVHKQVVLEIQGKRVLFRHGDGVAKSDFGYRLFRRILDFPLNRFLFKQIHPDWGMALARFVGRSSRKAGEDRIINIKEYQAWADRTMKKEDCDFCIFGHIHIPGIWKLEHGTAASSGEWIKKLTYLQMDAGEINLKEFSIND
- a CDS encoding alpha/beta hydrolase, which encodes MIKEFFFRVLRFIGVLGVIYISMVFYLALTERQKAFPRAITHKEANEAISGKAKGISCTLEDGTLLGGWMMGNGTAPILLYYPDAEEDAAQFLAEVGEHPNFTLVSFNYRGGGNNKGTPSQETFESDANQIAQCAAQVNESGFAYIAGRGIGAILAAKQGLIPAYNKTPLLFIDPVFSIADAISSKYGFLYPKFLIRADVSIEPDQLKNLEQRASIIYDQSQFELRTNENSVSLVTSRKILRKGNPLKEVFSNLSK
- a CDS encoding alpha/beta hydrolase — translated: MYEKWIWLPDWASDLSLWEDDLMEVSSGAEHTFVGYEDMIAHLSSLYELDGMKDATHVVGWGFGAMALLKNSEKRPKDQNWLLLSPFANFCSEENNWNQQNLMFIATQTKSSVDPFLNAFMELFEDEFGDWVEEWRGAAKKMSPVALGEGLAFLAQNQIDSEIPFDGSGETKVLYGRMDQAIKPSMTSCLKDYLPYAQFKERPKAGHWPPMLLF
- the rsmI gene encoding 16S rRNA (cytidine(1402)-2'-O)-methyltransferase; translation: MSHTLYIVATPIGNMEDITYRAVRILKEVPLVLAEDTRHSRVLFDAYNIGTPMEAYHDFNKEKVTPKYVEFLKNKGDIALISDAGTPGVADPAFNLVRECVREGIDVRAVPGPCAMITALVSSGMPTDHFTFQYFSPKKSAQRIHLLEKLKEEESTQIFYASPHNIDKFVEEIKQVFGDIKIALMRELTKKFEEHLIGTPTEITAHFKSHPPKGEFVLIFNPQDKSGL
- the lnt gene encoding apolipoprotein N-acyltransferase, with protein sequence MQRFKNYVKDLPKIYRAYFAIVLLAEIVIIALRPDEPGLYTFPPQCVPLALALVFLPFKKIRKAFTRWIYTYSSLSFIFLAIDYNSFNHNGAGHAGLIHIATTFLPAGLFWIFKFICWNVRRVKERDSRTALILSVFAWGLYAFAFPPMPLGPAALLLLVPWFIVLNRFGRQQALFATFWSAVLYNTINYYWIYNVMNVETAPSGLILFGLFLLIAYFSAYNVLAAFIYTIVKNVRIKGHRVLLWIYPVFYAGIEMTRTRGDFSFPWSHLGYVFGNHVEFLQMLPWIGIFGYTVLVVASNQVVAGAFERLAGNLKNRQELKKTVPLLSVPVILLLALFLQGTYVLSKPEAAPFYGAENKENPSIALVQPSIAQGAKWSKERFDNIVNKTLGMVKDSVPPGTDLIVLAETAIPDYIRRQPKVIRRLHRLADEMQGSILTGTLDYKRNDPGSIRTYDIYNSAFLFTPNDISFPKRYIKKHLVPFSERIPFDDIFPILNYVDLGEGDFVTGKETPVYGPFKWTPYICYDAIFGDLIREAIREGSRLMVNITNDGWFGRSTAPYQHMNLIRYRAIENGMPVARLANSGVSLFIDQYGHYNQNTDIFVDAVIQRKMPLKTRDTLYSHIGDAVETALLWFFLIYLLASLGFFFKNFKTSRTEA
- a CDS encoding YgcG family protein, with translation MKKLLIALFALVMFAHGNLSLEDIPSKPSHSYVYDENKFLTAQEIQRFDELSDTLYSKAGVALACVIVNDIGDVPYREYAAKLAEKWNIGGKSDEGVLIFVAFKQKKKSIEIGYKAEDYLPVIKVEKIQHKTIVKSFRTQNYNEGILEFAYQISKTVAKEKNISLGIDESKFKKDEGNAASMILFFLFVLFMIIGLKASGRKKGWLGTLVNGLIRRKPKADKEEAPLTNLGGFGGNFGGVRSSGLGGSFGGGFGGSNFGSGSSFGGGFGNKKW
- a CDS encoding TIGR02147 family protein, which encodes MNVYAYYNYRKYLQDYYDYRKSVQRYFSYRSFAKKAGYSSSGFYLDLVRGRKSLTPQMLPKFISALGLTEKEGRYFTLMVDFTHATTAASKQAIFEQMSALLPSAVKSLTKNQQEYYSKWYYVAAREALAILNIGEKNIQELALFLNPRITLPQAKQAIQLLLALGLIELDITGCYRSVNKAIFSGSEIAPLFVHQFQKQMIDLGKDALDHYSTERRNVSCMTMSVSAEGLERIISKIDLFRKEVVDIVRSDEGETMVAQMNIQFFPLSKEKVALPPETEEDEK